A region of the Bryobacteraceae bacterium genome:
GCTTCCCGGTCCTTGTCCGTCAGATAGGAAGTGAACAGCTCCGGATACAGCAGCCCGGCGGTGCGCTTCAGCCAGACGTAGAAGAAGTCCGCCAGCTCGGCATACATCACGTTGTCGTAGTAGGGCGGGTCCATGACGATGCAGTCGACCGAGGCATCAGGAAGCGACAGCGCGTCGGCGGACTCGCACAGGATCTTGACTTCCGGCTGGCGGCGCGGCGGGCGGGCGAAGAGGTGGCCGTTCGAGGAAGTTTCGGGCGTGTGGCCGAGGAGTTCGATCAACTCGCCCAGGGCTTTGCCAACTTGGCGGAGCGCCCAGTCATAACCTATCCCGGTAACCGTCGGGGCCATCTCACCGTAGGACCACTTCTGCGCAAAGTCGTGGCGCTGAAATGTATGCCCAACGACGGTCCGCTCTGGGTGCCAAGTGCAGCCAAGACTGTTCCAATCCAGGCACTTGTCAATCGCCAGCGCGATGTAGACCATGGCGGCGCGGTCGAGTTCGGAGAGTTGACCGCCGTTTTTTGCTTTGAGCTCCTCGACCATGTCCTGGAAGACTTCGACCGAGGTGCAGTGGCCGTAAAGCTGGCGGGGGTTGAAGACGTCGACCCACTTCTGCGCACCGAATCGCATCGGCTCCATCGTCTTCAGGCCCTCGGGGATCTCCTCATCCGGCACGATGTTGCGCGCCTGCCACAGCGGCATCTTCTCGGCGAGCCGCTGCTCGACCAGCGCCTCGACATCGTCCTCCGGCCGCGGGGCGCGGAAGCCCCGCACGAGCTTGGTCTTCGGCTTGCCGCTTTTGAGTTTTCCAACGACGACTTCCTTCTTGTAGACCACGCAGTAGAGCTGGTGGCCCATGCGCCCGGCCTGCGCCTGGCGCTTGATGTCGTCTCCGTCGATCTCGCGCCCGCAATCGGGAAACGGACACTTGCCCACGCCGTCCTTGACCGTGCCGGGAGAGTGCTCGCTCGCCTTGTGCACGATCTCGAAGCGGATGCGCCGGCCTTCGGCAATGAGCCGCACGCCCGTCCCCTCGCCATCCAGCCGCCAGTTCGGCGACAGCGGGACCAGCCCGCCACAGTAGGGACAGGTGACCGTGCGAGCCCAAAGGTATGTTGCGTCTATGCCATCCGGGCTATTAGGGAACAGTTGGGCTAGAGGGTCTTGGATTCGCAATCGAAAGTTGGCTGCCAATTGTGAGAACCTGCGCTCCAGGGCGGGCCCGAAGCGGAGCGGGTGTTGGATTGTAGCCTGCAGCAGCAGAGATGCAACGGGGTTCAAGTCGTTGGCGATCGTGGTCCTGCCAAGACGCGCAGCTTCAAACGGAACACTCCCACCGCCGGCTGTGGGGTCTAGAACGCTTGTCGCCGGGAGCGACGACAGGTCATCCTCCGTCGGCGTGTAGCCAAAAGCACGGTCGTATCCATACGGGTTGTCAACCCGCACTCCGGTAGCTGCTGCACGGGCGAGCGCTTTCTTTGCTTCAGAAGGATCCCCATGTATCCCCAGCGTCCAGAGGAACTTCTTGCGGTCCGCATCAGCCGGCAGCAGGCTGCCCAAAATCGCCGCCCGGCTGGCCACCAGCGGACGCCGCGCAAACCAGACGTGGAGCCGGTTCGGCGCCGGGAACGGGGTCATTGGCGTCCGCTCGCGCAGACTCTCGATGCCGATCTCCGCAATCGGCAGCCACTCCTCAATCAACCGGCGGTCGGCCATTCCTTCTCCTTCAATGCGACGTCAGCAGCATGCGCAGCGCCGCCAGCACCCGGCGCGGATTCGGCCGGTGCATGGCCATGCTCATCCAGTAGCTGGCTTCTTCCTTGCCCATCGCCTCGACGCCTTCGGCCACCTCGCGGATGCGGTCCGTGTTCTTCATCGGAGCCAGCACGCGGAACAGCAGGCCCAGGTGCAGAGCCGTCTCCTCATCGAGCGGCCACTTGCGCACCTTGCCCGGCTTCAGCGCGCCCAACTGGATCTTTTCCCGGAGCAGCCGCTTCAGCACGCGCATCTCGACCAGCCGGAGCGCGGCGCCATGAAGCGTGCCGACGTGCTCGGGCTGCTTGAGGCGCGGCGTTGCCGGCGAAGGCAACTGGTAGATGGACAGGCTCCAGTTCATCGAGCTCTGCACCTTCAGGCGCAGCTCATAGACAGGTTTGGGCGAGTAGGCCATGGCGGCGGATCCTCTCATTCGGTGCAACTCCCTCAGGCGGCGGGTCCGGCCTGCGCCTCGACGAACGCTTCGCCGCCACCGTAGCGCGTAATCTCTTTCGCAAAGCGCTCGGGAGCGTCGCCATCCAACGGCAAGGGCGGCTCAAAGACGACCGCGTAGCTGGCGGTGAAGTCGCTCTCGTTGGCTGCGCGAAGCTGCGTGTCGAGAAAACCCTTCGTTGCGTTGGCCTTGTCCACCGTGCCCGCATACTCCACGCGGAGTTGCTCGATGCCGTCGGCCGCCAGCGCGGCCTCCAGCCTGACTGTGACCTTGCCGCCGGCAACCGTCGCCATGGCCTGATGCACCTTCCACACGGCGCTGGCGTCAAACATCCGGATCACCAGCCGCTGAATGGTGGCGCACTTGGCCTTGCGCGCCTTCTCCCACAGGTCGCTGAGCGCAGTGGCCAGCGGCCCTTCGGCGGTATACTCCAAAGGCCGCGGCGAGGGCGGCGGCGGGGGCGTCAGATCCACCGGGGTGATCACTCCGCCCTCGCGCACGGCGACCATCGCGGTGGCCTGTTGGCGCGCGCCACGACTATCGGTGACTTCAATCTGATAGGTAGTGGTCGCCTCAGGGCTCACTTTCGCCGAACGCTGGGTTTCGCTGGTGGCTGTGGCGTTCAGGCGCGGGTCGCTCGAAGTGTAGGTGTAGGGCGGCACGCCGCCCGAGACCATCACGGTAATTTCGGCCGATTGTCCCTTGCCGATGGTGGTGGGGTTGGCCAGGAAGCTGAGACGCAGCGGCTCGGCGCGCGGCCAGAGCTGCTTGGCCTTGGCGTCCTCCATGGTGTGGAGGAAGGTGTTGTCGGAGATCTGGATGACAGGGCTGGGGTCGCCCGGCCCCCAGACCTGATTGCCTTCGCGGTAAAGGAAGCGGCCCTGCTGAATGCCCGCGCGGACGCATTCGAGCAACGGCGTGTCGTGCAGCAGGATGGAGAGCTTGGGCGCTTTGCGGTATTCCAGGCGCAGTTGCTGAAGCGTCATCTCGCCGCGGCCGGCCAAGCCGGTTTCCTTGGCCACGAAAGCGGGCGAATCCGGTGCGTCGCGAGCCGTGAGCAGCTTCTTCTGTTCGTAGAGCACGCGCTCGACGTGCATCTGGCCGTTGCCGGGATTGTCCGGGTTCGTCAGTTCGAGAATCGTGTGCCCGAGCGGGAGCGTGGTCCCTGTCATCGGCGTGGCCGAAGGATAAAAAATGTGCCGGTAGCACTGGAGAATGGCCTGGGAGATCTTCAGGTCGAGTGCGTGGTATTCAGCGTTGACCTTCTCGATTTGGTAGTCGGCCAGCTCCTGCTGGTTCGGGGGTTTGCGAAGTTCGCCCAGCGCCAGCTTGCGGCGGGCGAGCGTTTGCATGTTGGCGATGCCGTTTTCGGCCGCCGCCACGAAGACCAGGTTGTTTTTGAGTTCGCGGTGGTTGCGTTCGGCGCCCTTGAACTGAAAAATATCCTCGATTTCGGGCGGCGGTTGGCGCAGGTCTGCCGGGATCGCGGTGGTCTCGTAGTTCAGAACCACGAGCAACGGGCGCGGGTCGGCCAGGTCGTCAGGCACCTCCCAGGGGCCTGCGGGAAACAAAACGGCGTTGAATTCGCCGCGCGGCAGGCTGAATAGCTTCTCGATGCGGTCGCGCAGGTAGGCGCGGACCTCGCCCGAGTCGACATCCCGCATGTAGCGGCCGATCACCTGGTTCAGGTTGGCCTCGGCCATGAAACGCAGCGGCGCGCCTGGCCGGTCATCCAGATAAAGCGCTTCCGCCTGGAAGGCCGTCCGGGCTCGCTCGACGAAGGCCGGTTCGAGCGCCGGCGAGCAGACCGCCAGGCGGAGCTGTTCCGGGGAAACTCCGCGGGCGGCGTCGCCAAAGGCCAGCGTGTGCCAGAAGATGGTGCGCGCAACGTAGGAGGTGACGGGCGGAAGTCCCGGGAATTTCTGTGCATCCAGGCGCTGGGCCAGGGCAGGTTCGTCGCCGGGCACCGCCGCCACGTCGGCCTTGATCGCTGCCGCATACTGGCGCATGCCGATCTTTTCGTGGATTTCGGTGCGGATGGGCTCAAAGCCTGGATCCATGTGATGGATGTGGATCGCGTAGGCGTCCGGCGGCTGGTTGCGCCAGAGCAGATGGACCGTGCGAGCCAACAGCCGGAGCATCCCGCGGGTGCGCTGGAAGGTGGAAAGCGATGCCGTCTTCTCCGTGAGCATTTCGAGCAGCTTGGGATGCAGCGGGTAGGTGCGGGCGAACTGCTCTTTCAGTCCCGGCGACGCTGCTTCGGCTGGGAGGGAATCCTTGTTATTCGCCCAGAGGTGCGCGTAGGCGTCGATGACTTCGCCGGCCTTCGTCCGGTCCACGGTTTCGAATAGCCGCACCCGCAGGACATCCGCGGTTTCATCTTCGGCGGTGGGGTTCAGCGCGGTGGAGGAGCGGACGGCGACGCTTTCGGCTTCAGCCAGCGCGGCAGCGGCGCGTTCGTTCTCTTCCTTGTAGGCATCCTGCGCCTTGTCGTCTTTGCCGATGGCGAGCGTATAGACCAGCGCCACCTGCGGCGTGGAAGCGACAGCTTTGAACAGCGCGTGGACGAACGCCGTGAACTGGCGGCTGGCATCGGGAAATGCGCGCTCGACCTTGCGCAGGTAGACCGAGATCTCATCGAGCATGATCAGCGTAGGCTGATGGCCGAACAGTTCACGCAGGATTTCCGCGCCAGGGGCGATGTGTTTCTCGTCGGATGCGCGCACTCGCTCATAGGCGGCGGCTCCGCCAAGTTGATAGGCCAGCTCGCCCCAGAGGCTGTAGGCCTTCAGGCCAGGCTCCAGCTGGCGGCCGTTGGCAGGATCGGTGTTTTCCCCGTCCAGCGCGGCGATGCGTACGTCGCCGGTGGGAAGCAGCGCCGGGTCGACGAAATCGCTCACGTTGGCGACGCCTCTCATGCCGCGCGCCGCGTGCGTGATGGCAATCAGGCCATGCGTCTTACCGCCGCCGTACTGCGTTCCCAGGCGGATGATCGGCGACACTTCACCGCCTTTGCCGGAGAGGCGCAGACAGACGGCTTTCATCAGCTCCCGCAAGCCGCGCGTCGGATAGGTGTTGCGGAAAAAGAGGGCGGGGTCGAGATAGTCCGGCAGGGCCGTGCCGTTGACCACCTGCGACAGGTCCGCCATGAACTGCTCGTCGCGCGTGGCTCCGCTCAATACGTCCGGCCTCGGCTGGCAGAGGTCAAAAATTGTCGGCGCCATGAGTGTTTTCACCGTCCGAACGGGCATCTTACTACGACCCCAGGCTCACCTGCTGAGCCAGCAACCCCAGTACACTGGCCCCAGCATGAGATGCCTCCGTTCGGCGCACCCCAAAATCCGGCTCGCATCAGTCCACAGAGGGAACGGCCCCGGGCGTCTCCTGCACTCCAGGCTCCGGGTCTCACCACTAACCCGGTGGCCGTCGCAATGTCGCGAAGAACCTGTACCAGCCTAACTTGAGGAGAATCGTCATGTCCGATCCTGTCACCGACTGGACCAGCTTTGCCGCCTGGGCGGATCTCCGCCGCAACGACCAACGGGACTTCTGCCCCTTCTGGAATGAGCCGCTTACGCCGGAAACGCGCTTCCTCTACTACTCGACCACCGCTCCGTTGCCCTGCGCCGCCTTCGCCGGCCTGTACTCGGCCTGCCCCAACTGGCGTATTCTGGCCTCGCAACTCCGCCATGACATCCTGCCCGAATGCTACGGCATCTACCTGTGCCGGCGCGAATGGGCCCGGAGCGATGATCCGATGACAGCGGAAGAGATCTTTCGCGGCGCCCTGGAGGCGGAGGTGTGCTGGTGCGACGAGTTGCCCCTCATGCAGGCCGTCCTGATTGAGGTCGACAAGGCGCTGGCCGCAGCCGACGAAGCCGCCGGCTGGCCGCATCTGGTGGAGGCCTGCCGGATCTTCAATCACGACTGGCGCACCTCCGGCTGGCTCTTCGAGCTGAAGATCTTTGCCGCGCTCCAGGACCTGATGGCAGACCTCGGCTACTTCAAAAACGGAGCCTACCTCGTCGACGACCCGGACGACCCCGATGATGCCGGACTTCTGGCGCAACACTGCTTCCAGGATCCGGAAGCCAACCGCAAACTGCGGCGGTATCTGGCGGAATTCGTCCGCCTGTGATGGCCTGCCGTGCCGACACGGCGATCTGCGCCTGGGTGCCACCAAACCAGCGATGAATTCTCATTTCGAGATTTCGACACGCCGATCTGCGCCCGCGAGCTGCTAACCGGGCAAGAATCGCTGCCGGTGCTCTGGAGGCGGCCGTTGACACCAAGCTTCCCTGCTGACTGAGGGCCAACTGCAAAATCCGGATGGCCTCGCACGGCCGCAAGCAGCCACGCCCACCGGGAAGCGCGTGCTGGAGACTGTGTTCGGCATTGAGCGTCGGCGGCCGCCGCCATCGGATCGGGCCGCCTCCTTGAGTCACTTGAGGCAGGACACGCCGGCATGAGCCTGCGCGCCCTTGGCAGCCAGCACAGGCGCCACCCGCCGCACCTGGGAAATCGGCAGTGCGCGCCTGTCGGGCAGCTCAGCCGGGCGGGCGCCGCCTTGGGCAAATACCCAGGCGTCGGGCTCGCTGTTCCGAAAACGGAACAAAGCGGCTGACACGCTGTGCCTCTGGAGGGGAATCCCCTTTTGCCAAATGGGGCGAGTGCAGCGTCGATGCTGCACTCGAAATTCCAAGGCAAGTAACTGATAGCCAGTGACTTATCGACAGTTTCTGCCGAGTGCCGTGTGCAGCCTAATAGATGTAGAAATCCGGGCGCGCTCGCTTGAATTCCACACTACTATTCATGCTGCACACGGCAGACGGCGAATTTCTGGGTTAAGTCATCGTCCATCAATGGGATAAGACCCCTTCCCCCGATGCTGCACTCGGGCTGCACTCGTCCTCCGGCCCGGCCAGCGTCAAGCTGCCGCTCTCGAACTCTTCTGCTGACCTGCACGACTGCAGACACTTAACGAGTCCAGTCAGACTCATGAAATCTACGGACGACTCCGCTCCCCGAGCCGCTGGAGGCAGACTCGGCCCGGGAGCCTCGATGCATGGATGCAGGCGGACGAGTTTCCCTGTGCGGGGGAAAATGCTGGTCTCCCGCGAGGCCCTCCATATCCCCGCCCTCGGCCCCCCCTCGCATGGCGCTAACGATACCTCAGCAATCCGATCCGGCAATTCGGAGGCGATACAGGGCCGTTTCCCACCAAACAGGTCGTTGCTATAGGAGCGTATAAGAGCGCATAAGAGCGAGACCCGTCAAACAAAACCTGCCAGGCTTCAGGGGCTTCTGTTTGACGGAAGCGGGCGTAGTATACCGTATACTGTATACAGTACTTAGGCCCACCTATCTGCCCTTCAAGCAGCCGCCATTCCGGATGCTGCCCCCCTGAGGCTTGAGCCGCCGTGGTGAGCCGATCTGTGCATTGAGGAGGCCGCAACGTGCGGCGCCGAGTTGGCACGGTGGGCGCACAAGGGCTGCGACAGGGAGCGGATCACGGCACGGGCCACAACGCCAGTGGCGCAGGCATGGCCTGCCGGTCGTCGTGACAGAGGCACCCGCGCCGGGCCGTTCGAGCGCAGACCGCTCCTGTGGGAATCGGCCGGGGACACGGCTTTGACTGCGAGCGGTACCAAAGCCCGTCGTGGCGGTTTGGGGGCCTTCAGCCACGGTGTTGGGCTTGTGCCGAGATTCTGGCCAGAAGACTCTTGAGGAGGGCCTTGGCAACCATGTTGGGGTCGCAAGGCCAGCGGCCGACCGCGATGAACCGCTCGGGACCGAGGCGGGCTGGTCGGTGGGCGACGGGGAGCCAGACGGTGACGAGAAGCTCGTTTCCTACGGAAAGAATGGCCCGAGAGCGCACGCAGGCGATGGGGTGGGCGAGGTGCCCGGACGGGCTGCCGGACCTCCTACGAGCCCGCCAAGGCCTTTGGCGGTAGTCTGGGGGCGCGCGAATGAACAAGGCGCCGACCGCTTGGATAAGACGCGGTCTCGGTGCATGGCAAGGATTCCGAGAACGACGCGAACCACGACGGGCGTTTCAGACTGTCAAGCGCTCAGGGGGGATGAAGCCTTGGTCGCCAGGGTGCGCCGACGGGTCTTGCCCGTCACATTGGCCGTGGCTTCGTCGCGGCCTGAATCAGTGGACATCCCGAAGGAAGGCCGACATCGGACTCATGGCGCAGCGAGCCGCACGCCGAGCAATGGCTGCTGGCTTCCGTGGCCGCGCCCGAGCGGCGGAGCCGACATGAGTCCTGGCTGTCGAACCTGCCGGCGGAGACACCGCTCAACAAGCGGGTCGAACTGGCCAACCACCGCTGGATCCTCGAGCGAGACGATCCGGAGTTGACGCAGGAGCTCGCGGCTTTCGAGGGCCGCTCGTGGCGGGGCTTTCACCACCACGCGACAATCGGCGTGGCGGCTGATGAGTTTCTCGTGACCGAGCGGAGCCGAATTTCGGCCTCGGCGCGTGCCAACCAGCTCGATCTCACCCTGCCGCCGCAGCCGGAAGGAAACCGGCCGCGGGGGAGCGAGAAAACCGGGACAGTGCGTTGAGCCATTCTCGATCGCGAGCCTGCGCCAGCGGCTGGCCAAGGCCATCGCCAGGCAGCTTCCCTGCTGCCCTTCTTGCGGGGCAAGACGTTTATGACCCAGTAGCATTAAGAATCGAGCAGAAACTGTCCAAACTTTGGGGGCCACCTCACAGCTCCACTTTCAGCTTTCCAATCTCCTGGTACAGCGCGTCCTTCTCCGGATCGGAATCCGGCCGCGCCGCCCCGGCGCCGGCGAAGATCGACGGCAACTGCTCCAGAGCCTGCTTCTTCC
Encoded here:
- a CDS encoding DNA methylase; the protein is MADRRLIEEWLPIAEIGIESLRERTPMTPFPAPNRLHVWFARRPLVASRAAILGSLLPADADRKKFLWTLGIHGDPSEAKKALARAAATGVRVDNPYGYDRAFGYTPTEDDLSSLPATSVLDPTAGGGSVPFEAARLGRTTIANDLNPVASLLLQATIQHPLRFGPALERRFSQLAANFRLRIQDPLAQLFPNSPDGIDATYLWARTVTCPYCGGLVPLSPNWRLDGEGTGVRLIAEGRRIRFEIVHKASEHSPGTVKDGVGKCPFPDCGREIDGDDIKRQAQAGRMGHQLYCVVYKKEVVVGKLKSGKPKTKLVRGFRAPRPEDDVEALVEQRLAEKMPLWQARNIVPDEEIPEGLKTMEPMRFGAQKWVDVFNPRQLYGHCTSVEVFQDMVEELKAKNGGQLSELDRAAMVYIALAIDKCLDWNSLGCTWHPERTVVGHTFQRHDFAQKWSYGEMAPTVTGIGYDWALRQVGKALGELIELLGHTPETSSNGHLFARPPRRQPEVKILCESADALSLPDASVDCIVMDPPYYDNVMYAELADFFYVWLKRTAGLLYPELFTSYLTDKDREAVANPAKFQGQKGAKRLAHVDYQRRMARIFGEMRRVLKPGGIMTVMFTHKAKDAWDALATGLIEAGFVITASWPVHTEAEGSLHIREKSAAKSTIFLVCRLREDAPARGEEVFWEEVEPKVRNVVRKKVREFQEAGLAGIDLYLACFGPALEVFSRHWPLMRGTARPEPKGYAADLFGPWDPYRVTPEDALEAARREVKQWRLEQLATVQRQHHLDALTEWYVLAWDAFRAPRFPADEALKLARVVGLDFDREVKNVACAVSGEDVTLWDSKARVCQNKLTTGPDAPMLDRLHEAAYTVRCQNTEAARNRLESLRLLDDPTLMTALEALLNVLPPVAPRGKRKPDPTLEGAASDFEALEKLRRLAFAEKVPEPRRPEQIELELDEADAAVD